A genomic segment from Lignipirellula cremea encodes:
- a CDS encoding bifunctional serine/threonine-protein kinase/formylglycine-generating enzyme family protein, producing the protein MSGVTEGWVGKTLGRGRYRVENKLGEGGMGLVFLAHDEHLEHRVVIKAPRAVLLEDAAATERFAREIRSMVRLEHPHIVRVLDVGEHAGLPFAVMQYLAGGSLEDRREDFSSPQSVLRWIPQIASALDFVHVRGFVHRDVKPANILFDAYGNVFLSDFGIAKGLCELRTDETQAGSLTGAGMIIGTPHYMAPELVRCESINGRVDQYALAATVYELLSGQKLFEGTAPSALLVKQVIDAPTPLHETASHVSVAFSQVISRALEKSPERRFPSCHDLELALRTALGKPAPFLPSTAVSQPTGDGLQDVDPDDEIDLDFELGPLPETKKSQEPTPENPSTQIPRLVKPAPLPPAPTRVFSQEAAPSPPTPPNRLRRTNAIGMGFARVEPGEFWKALDPSDAADEGRQVCLADPFWIGIHQVTVGQFQKFVDETGYATEAQTDGQGGFGRRTRNGPIEGPSPQFHWKSVGWFQSGAHPVVNVTATDVAEFCVWLRRVDSRRYRLPTEDEWEYACRAGGSGPFFGGESLSLERANFNGAAHSKEASVAAAPAGVLQKSAAVGSYPPNDWGLYDMHGNIWEWTVGVPSGSGTTNSRAKSPAGEPLFALRGGAWDTAADHCRSEVRKIRPASFRHCSTGFRLVSPCR; encoded by the coding sequence GTGTCTGGCGTAACGGAGGGCTGGGTCGGCAAAACACTCGGTCGCGGCCGATATCGGGTAGAGAATAAACTGGGCGAAGGAGGCATGGGCCTCGTTTTTCTGGCGCACGATGAACACCTTGAGCATCGAGTCGTCATCAAAGCACCGCGGGCCGTATTACTGGAAGACGCCGCCGCGACGGAACGTTTCGCACGGGAAATCCGTTCCATGGTCCGGCTGGAGCATCCCCACATTGTGCGCGTGCTGGACGTAGGCGAACATGCGGGCCTGCCGTTCGCCGTCATGCAGTACCTGGCGGGCGGCAGTCTTGAAGATCGTCGCGAAGATTTCTCTTCGCCGCAGTCGGTATTGCGCTGGATTCCGCAGATCGCTTCCGCGCTGGACTTTGTGCATGTCCGCGGATTTGTTCACCGCGATGTCAAACCGGCCAATATTCTGTTCGACGCCTATGGGAATGTTTTTCTCAGCGACTTCGGCATCGCCAAGGGTTTGTGTGAACTGCGGACCGACGAGACCCAGGCCGGCTCGCTGACCGGCGCCGGAATGATCATCGGCACGCCCCATTACATGGCGCCCGAACTGGTCCGCTGCGAATCCATCAACGGCCGGGTCGACCAGTATGCTCTGGCGGCGACCGTTTATGAACTGCTCTCTGGACAGAAGCTTTTTGAAGGGACGGCTCCCAGCGCGCTGCTGGTGAAGCAGGTCATCGATGCGCCGACACCTTTGCACGAAACAGCCTCGCACGTCTCCGTGGCATTTTCCCAGGTGATTTCCCGAGCTCTCGAAAAATCGCCCGAGCGGCGTTTCCCCAGCTGTCACGACCTGGAGCTTGCCTTGCGGACAGCCCTGGGCAAGCCGGCCCCTTTTTTGCCCTCGACCGCGGTGTCGCAGCCCACGGGCGACGGTTTGCAAGACGTCGATCCCGATGACGAGATCGATTTGGATTTTGAGCTGGGGCCATTACCGGAAACGAAAAAGAGCCAAGAGCCGACGCCCGAGAATCCTTCCACGCAGATTCCGCGACTGGTGAAGCCGGCCCCTTTGCCGCCGGCGCCGACGCGTGTTTTTTCGCAGGAAGCGGCTCCGTCGCCGCCGACTCCGCCGAATCGGTTGCGACGCACCAATGCGATTGGAATGGGATTCGCCCGGGTGGAGCCTGGGGAGTTCTGGAAAGCGCTCGATCCGTCTGACGCCGCTGACGAAGGACGGCAGGTTTGCCTGGCGGACCCGTTCTGGATCGGCATCCACCAGGTGACGGTTGGACAGTTCCAGAAATTTGTCGATGAAACGGGCTACGCGACCGAAGCCCAGACCGATGGCCAGGGCGGGTTTGGACGCCGCACCCGTAACGGCCCGATCGAAGGTCCTTCGCCGCAGTTCCACTGGAAGTCGGTGGGCTGGTTCCAGTCGGGCGCGCATCCGGTGGTGAATGTTACGGCGACCGACGTGGCCGAATTCTGCGTCTGGCTGCGGCGGGTCGACAGTCGGCGTTACCGTTTGCCGACCGAGGACGAATGGGAGTACGCCTGTCGTGCAGGCGGCAGCGGCCCCTTTTTTGGCGGGGAATCGTTGAGTCTGGAACGGGCCAACTTTAACGGAGCCGCCCACTCGAAGGAAGCCAGCGTAGCGGCAGCGCCGGCGGGCGTCCTGCAGAAATCGGCGGCAGTCGGTTCCTATCCGCCCAATGACTGGGGCCTGTACGACATGCACGGGAATATCTGGGAATGGACTGTCGGCGTTCCTTCGGGATCCGGCACGACGAATTCCCGCGCGAAGTCTCCAGCGGGCGAACCGTTGTTTGCCTTGCGGGGCGGAGCCTGGGATACGGCAGCTGACCACTGCCGCAGCGAGGTCCGCAAGATTCGGCCGGCCTCATTCCGGCACTGCAGCACGGGCTTTCGCCTGGTGTCGCCGTGCCGTTAA
- a CDS encoding TadG family pilus assembly protein, protein MLSSARNRKAQVVVWAALMMVFVVGMVAFAVDVGYMLLTRSQLQNAADSAAIAGAAVMSQGTEAVVAEAQEFAAYHVAASDKVKLDAGDVEFGVWDSDARKFEATIDPGNAIRVTVRREKAALFFGRVFGHKVFSTQASAVATATPRDIALVVDLSGSMNDDTEPAWATTSINKNFDSSVGSDLMQDLYTDLGFGKFPGNLQHLGASLGVKPDKYAYAEMTKDEGPLASVSIPPAYRIAPTDTEAVRKQKAYSWLINYEIAPMMPAALPQASTGNYKYWEKYLDYLILPVKIVAPRPPAPPQPVGPKPVGPKPTPPKPTDPPPPKPPIGWILPGDESLVAAWSQSPLAGVPESHPAVSLEPLAFAGDAAQALLLASQSLGDPGSPPIERGWLPPSQSGDRITGFNNPNKTNFPDSSTSLPRNLRNYIGYLTYAQFMADHGRDSEPAGFSPLSMQNPFCPLHEEATAGGVFQFPPRTQPMHAARRALIAAIQVVKERNKVITNHELRDWVSVISFDTGSGLVQEITPDYDAAMKACVTLQAVSDKAATTATESGLIYARAHIRQPSEGGKGRAKVDKVVVLLTDGAPNLYESDKDLIDGYSEKNGSADFYGGGYYWYDAPLMQSALMQADHWRVFPVGIGLGADYTFMDRLARMGGAANDKGESARGSGNPAEYEQRLTEILEAIINQPTIRLVD, encoded by the coding sequence GTGTTGAGTTCCGCGCGAAATCGGAAGGCGCAGGTGGTGGTCTGGGCCGCCCTGATGATGGTCTTTGTAGTGGGCATGGTCGCGTTTGCGGTCGATGTGGGCTACATGCTGCTGACCCGATCACAACTACAGAATGCTGCGGATTCGGCGGCAATTGCCGGCGCGGCCGTGATGAGCCAGGGGACCGAGGCCGTGGTGGCCGAAGCCCAGGAGTTTGCGGCCTATCATGTGGCGGCGTCAGACAAGGTCAAGCTCGACGCCGGCGATGTGGAATTCGGCGTCTGGGACAGCGACGCCCGCAAGTTCGAAGCGACGATCGATCCCGGCAACGCCATCCGTGTAACGGTCCGCCGGGAGAAAGCGGCCCTGTTCTTTGGCCGCGTGTTCGGGCACAAAGTTTTCAGTACGCAGGCTTCGGCCGTGGCGACCGCCACGCCGCGCGATATTGCCCTGGTCGTCGATCTGTCGGGCTCCATGAACGATGATACAGAACCCGCCTGGGCGACCACGTCGATCAACAAAAATTTCGATTCCAGCGTCGGCAGCGACCTGATGCAGGATCTGTATACCGACCTTGGCTTTGGAAAGTTTCCAGGCAACCTGCAGCATCTGGGAGCCAGCCTGGGCGTCAAGCCTGACAAGTACGCTTACGCAGAAATGACCAAAGACGAAGGCCCGCTGGCATCGGTTTCGATTCCGCCCGCGTATCGGATCGCTCCCACCGACACCGAAGCCGTTCGCAAGCAGAAGGCGTACAGTTGGCTGATCAACTACGAGATCGCTCCCATGATGCCGGCCGCCCTGCCGCAGGCCAGCACCGGCAACTACAAGTACTGGGAGAAGTATCTCGACTACCTCATTCTGCCGGTCAAGATCGTGGCGCCCAGGCCGCCGGCGCCCCCCCAGCCGGTGGGCCCGAAGCCGGTGGGTCCGAAGCCAACGCCGCCCAAGCCGACCGATCCGCCGCCCCCGAAGCCGCCGATTGGCTGGATCCTGCCCGGCGACGAATCGCTGGTCGCGGCCTGGAGTCAATCGCCTTTGGCAGGCGTCCCGGAGTCGCACCCGGCCGTGTCGCTGGAACCGTTGGCCTTTGCCGGCGATGCCGCCCAGGCGCTGCTGCTGGCCTCCCAGAGTCTGGGGGACCCCGGTTCGCCGCCGATTGAACGCGGCTGGCTGCCTCCCAGTCAAAGCGGCGACCGCATCACCGGATTCAATAATCCCAACAAGACCAACTTTCCCGATTCCAGCACCAGTCTGCCCCGGAACCTGCGGAACTACATTGGCTATTTAACCTACGCACAGTTCATGGCCGATCATGGTCGCGATAGCGAACCGGCCGGTTTCTCTCCCTTGTCGATGCAGAACCCGTTCTGCCCGCTGCACGAAGAAGCGACGGCAGGCGGCGTGTTCCAGTTCCCTCCGCGCACGCAACCGATGCATGCCGCCCGGCGGGCCCTGATTGCCGCCATCCAGGTCGTGAAGGAGCGGAACAAAGTGATCACGAATCACGAACTACGCGACTGGGTATCGGTCATTTCGTTCGACACGGGCTCTGGCCTGGTGCAGGAGATCACGCCCGACTACGACGCGGCCATGAAGGCCTGCGTGACCCTCCAGGCGGTCAGCGACAAGGCCGCCACGACCGCAACAGAATCCGGTTTGATTTACGCCCGGGCCCACATTCGCCAGCCCAGCGAAGGCGGAAAAGGACGCGCCAAAGTTGACAAGGTGGTGGTGCTGTTGACCGACGGCGCTCCCAACCTGTACGAGTCCGACAAAGACCTGATCGATGGCTATTCCGAGAAAAACGGCAGCGCCGACTTCTACGGCGGCGGCTACTACTGGTACGACGCTCCCCTGATGCAGTCCGCCCTGATGCAAGCCGACCACTGGCGGGTATTTCCCGTTGGGATCGGTCTGGGCGCCGACTACACGTTCATGGACCGGCTGGCCCGCATGGGCGGGGCCGCCAACGACAAAGGAGAAAGCGCTCGCGGCAGCGGGAATCCGGCCGAGTACGAACAACGCCTGACCGAGATCCTGGAGGCCATCATCAACCAGCCGACCATCCGTCTGGTCGACTGA
- a CDS encoding sensor histidine kinase — MLSLLALTILVLGIFAIRANREGHEQVASNRVAQVLDQQTQLFANLLNQLKTDVIQPVSWPEVARLTADSQGNKEAALAHPDRQKIEVRFRQLLSGKPNYVQARLISREGWEIVRVDRPHAGAPLNLESPLSNKQNAPYFRDLLARYQSLSHRDIVDQVVFTRLAVNREGADRHISEPRIAVARACAPLSTVNYEFTGIVVINVDVTPFLEDCKHSGVIVLNQDDVVIARQGEPVLAFEELNASVGPEETEEMRYTEICTHGKYCLQDIPLRPDLIAWIGKNRDAFRQELDADTAPSSEREVKTTMLDNKFAALRWTPLGSNSLALTNDDRPRLIGFLQLADKHSLQLAAYPFERTLWATGAVLFAIGCLLSLLLTRMITRPLSKITRAALQFADNGAYSNSPPVNARDEIGQLASAFLTMAERVASREARIRAIVATAAEGIVTVDDDNRILSANLAAEAIFETSNLVHRQLSEFISLRHESFSSDPASGATAAGHDGVRRLEVKGKRHGKPFPLEIASSSFVASGRRLRTYVVRDISEAKATREALEQLNRELEQRVADRVAELQRTVQELDNFAYAASHDLKAPLRGIHALANWIEEDASEALPERSRKHLQTLLQRIGRMERLLDDLLTYSRVGRVNGSATRVPVRKLLDDVIDLQSPPPGFVFDLPETMPVLLTEQAPLEQVFRNLISNAIKHHNRKDGRITIRCTDLGSAHEFHFQDDGPGIAPRFHEKIFQMFETLRPRDEVEGSGMGLALIRKIVENAGGQIRVESDLGAGTTFLFTWPKTEAQTPRPSSTSSSSSS; from the coding sequence ATGCTTTCCCTGCTGGCGCTGACCATTCTAGTGCTGGGGATCTTCGCGATCCGCGCGAACCGCGAGGGCCATGAGCAGGTTGCTTCCAATCGGGTCGCGCAGGTTCTGGACCAGCAAACGCAACTGTTTGCGAATCTGCTGAATCAGCTAAAGACCGATGTGATCCAGCCCGTCTCCTGGCCCGAAGTTGCCCGGCTGACGGCAGACAGTCAGGGGAACAAGGAAGCCGCACTGGCCCATCCGGACCGCCAGAAAATTGAGGTGCGTTTTCGACAACTACTGAGTGGGAAGCCAAATTATGTCCAGGCACGGCTGATTTCTCGCGAAGGCTGGGAAATTGTGCGGGTCGATCGGCCGCACGCGGGCGCGCCGTTGAACCTTGAGTCCCCCCTGTCGAACAAGCAGAATGCGCCCTACTTTCGCGACCTGTTGGCGCGTTATCAATCGCTCAGTCACCGCGACATTGTGGACCAGGTGGTGTTTACCCGCCTGGCCGTGAACCGCGAGGGAGCGGATCGCCATATTTCCGAACCGCGGATTGCGGTTGCGCGGGCTTGCGCGCCGTTGAGCACGGTGAATTATGAGTTTACCGGGATTGTAGTAATCAATGTCGATGTGACGCCCTTCCTGGAAGATTGCAAGCACTCGGGAGTGATTGTCCTGAACCAGGACGACGTGGTGATTGCCCGCCAGGGCGAGCCGGTGCTGGCGTTTGAGGAACTGAACGCCAGTGTCGGACCCGAAGAGACAGAAGAAATGCGGTACACAGAAATCTGCACGCACGGAAAGTACTGCCTGCAGGATATTCCGCTGCGCCCGGACTTGATCGCCTGGATCGGCAAGAACCGCGACGCATTTCGGCAGGAACTGGATGCGGACACGGCGCCTTCGTCCGAGCGCGAAGTCAAAACGACCATGCTGGATAACAAGTTCGCCGCGCTGCGGTGGACGCCTTTGGGATCGAATAGCCTGGCGTTGACCAACGATGACAGGCCGCGGTTAATTGGCTTCCTGCAGCTGGCCGACAAACATTCGCTGCAGCTGGCCGCGTATCCTTTTGAACGCACGCTCTGGGCGACCGGCGCTGTCCTGTTTGCCATCGGGTGCCTGTTGTCGCTGCTGCTCACACGGATGATTACGCGACCCCTTTCCAAGATTACCCGGGCGGCCCTGCAGTTTGCGGATAACGGCGCCTACAGTAATTCGCCCCCCGTGAATGCGCGTGATGAAATTGGCCAGCTGGCTTCCGCGTTTCTGACGATGGCGGAACGTGTCGCTTCGCGCGAAGCACGTATCAGGGCGATTGTCGCTACGGCGGCCGAGGGGATCGTCACTGTCGACGACGACAATCGCATTCTTTCCGCCAACCTGGCGGCCGAAGCGATCTTTGAAACAAGCAATCTGGTGCATCGCCAGCTGTCGGAGTTTATCTCCCTCCGACACGAATCCTTCTCCAGCGATCCCGCTTCCGGCGCGACGGCAGCCGGCCACGATGGCGTGCGGCGCCTGGAAGTCAAAGGGAAGCGACATGGCAAACCGTTTCCGCTGGAGATCGCCTCGAGTAGTTTCGTCGCCTCTGGCCGGCGCCTGCGAACCTATGTCGTGCGCGATATTTCCGAGGCCAAAGCCACCCGTGAGGCGCTAGAACAGCTGAACCGGGAACTGGAGCAGCGGGTGGCGGATCGCGTCGCCGAACTGCAGAGAACGGTCCAGGAACTCGACAACTTCGCATACGCCGCCTCGCACGATTTGAAAGCGCCCTTACGGGGCATCCACGCCCTGGCCAATTGGATCGAAGAAGACGCCAGCGAAGCCTTGCCGGAACGCTCTCGCAAGCATCTGCAGACGCTGCTGCAGCGGATCGGCCGGATGGAGCGCCTGCTTGACGATCTGCTGACCTATTCCCGCGTAGGCCGGGTGAATGGATCTGCGACCCGCGTTCCCGTGCGCAAACTGCTTGACGACGTGATCGATCTGCAGTCGCCGCCGCCGGGTTTTGTGTTTGATTTGCCCGAAACCATGCCCGTGTTGTTAACGGAACAGGCGCCCCTGGAGCAGGTCTTCCGCAACCTGATCAGTAACGCGATCAAACATCACAACCGAAAGGACGGCCGCATCACCATTCGCTGCACCGATCTTGGCTCCGCGCACGAGTTCCACTTTCAAGACGACGGTCCCGGCATTGCCCCGCGGTTTCACGAAAAGATCTTTCAGATGTTCGAAACCCTGCGTCCCCGGGACGAAGTCGAAGGCAGCGGCATGGGACTGGCTTTGATCCGCAAGATCGTGGAGAACGCCGGCGGCCAGATTCGCGTCGAGTCCGACCTCGGCGCCGGCACCACCTTCCTCTTCACCTGGCCCAAAACCGAAGCCCAAACGCCCCGCCCCTCCTCCACTTCATCTTCGTCTTCATCTTAA
- a CDS encoding SpoIIE family protein phosphatase yields MAKLIVQENEQTLSFPLRDGVSVVGRHPNSDIPIAQGTVSGKHALVIRDGDKHYLEDIGSRNGTFINDQKIEERTLLSHNDAIRFGQFEVRFECEASELPVVNETVTAQVEKPAAAPSATPPKAAPRQTPSPALPTVSFEQMQLERQVDFTNTGDEEITEAAPSRGRFGALETQPEAKLKAVLEISQNLAGSLSLEQMLPAILDTLFSIFRYADRGCILLRDSSGAMVPRAIKHRRAGEDASVRLSRTIVNKVLTEKVGVLSADAMSEFSASASISELNIRSMMCAPLLDLSGEPCGVISIDSQNPLGQFAKGDLDLLMAVAGQAALSYETARLMETFIAKQKQDGEMEIAQTVQRDLLPEAMPQTPGWQFYASYDTAQAVGGDYYDWFELPNKKVCLSFGDVAGKGVPGALIMARISSCVQSTIRHVIDPEQAVCAINDHMCDSRVEGRFVTYVLAMIDPETGEVELANAGHMSPLIRRHNGEIESFDEELVGPPIGVMDEYPYEVDRKVLQPGDMVVIVTDGVDEAMNPAGELYGTDRVIEFVKNGSHDAAELGKALLADVRRHAAGRAQNDDITIMTFGRNSTG; encoded by the coding sequence ATGGCGAAATTGATTGTTCAAGAGAACGAACAAACGCTCTCTTTCCCCTTGCGCGACGGCGTTTCGGTGGTGGGGCGTCATCCGAACAGCGATATTCCGATCGCCCAGGGAACCGTTTCGGGCAAGCATGCGTTAGTGATTCGCGATGGCGACAAGCACTACCTGGAAGATATCGGCAGTCGGAACGGAACGTTTATCAACGATCAAAAGATCGAAGAACGCACATTGCTGTCGCATAACGACGCCATTCGCTTCGGCCAGTTCGAAGTGCGGTTTGAATGCGAAGCCAGCGAACTGCCCGTCGTGAATGAAACGGTTACAGCGCAGGTGGAAAAACCGGCTGCCGCCCCTTCGGCGACGCCCCCCAAGGCCGCCCCCCGGCAGACGCCTTCCCCGGCCCTTCCGACCGTTTCGTTTGAGCAAATGCAGCTGGAACGGCAGGTCGACTTTACCAACACGGGCGACGAAGAAATCACGGAGGCGGCCCCCAGCCGGGGACGCTTCGGCGCGCTGGAGACCCAGCCGGAAGCGAAGCTGAAAGCGGTGCTGGAAATCAGCCAGAATCTGGCCGGTTCGCTCAGCCTGGAGCAGATGCTGCCGGCGATTCTCGATACGCTGTTCTCGATTTTTCGCTACGCCGATCGCGGCTGCATCTTGCTGCGGGACAGCAGCGGAGCGATGGTTCCACGGGCCATCAAGCATCGTCGCGCCGGCGAAGACGCCTCGGTCCGGCTCAGCCGGACGATCGTCAACAAGGTGCTCACCGAGAAAGTCGGCGTGCTGTCGGCGGACGCCATGAGCGAGTTCAGCGCCAGTGCTTCCATCTCGGAACTGAACATCCGCTCGATGATGTGTGCTCCCTTGCTGGATCTTTCCGGCGAACCCTGCGGCGTGATCAGTATTGATTCGCAGAACCCGCTGGGCCAGTTCGCTAAAGGGGATCTCGACCTGCTGATGGCGGTCGCCGGCCAGGCGGCCCTCAGTTATGAAACGGCCCGGTTGATGGAAACCTTCATCGCCAAGCAGAAGCAGGACGGCGAGATGGAAATCGCGCAGACCGTCCAGCGCGATTTGCTCCCGGAGGCGATGCCGCAGACGCCAGGCTGGCAGTTTTACGCTTCCTACGATACGGCCCAGGCGGTCGGCGGCGACTACTACGACTGGTTTGAACTGCCCAACAAAAAGGTTTGCCTTTCGTTTGGCGACGTGGCCGGCAAAGGGGTCCCCGGCGCACTCATCATGGCGCGCATCTCCAGTTGCGTGCAAAGCACCATTCGCCACGTGATCGATCCCGAACAGGCGGTCTGCGCCATCAACGATCACATGTGCGATAGTCGGGTCGAAGGCCGTTTTGTGACCTATGTGCTGGCCATGATCGATCCGGAAACAGGTGAAGTGGAGCTGGCCAACGCCGGCCATATGTCCCCCCTGATCCGGCGGCATAATGGAGAGATTGAAAGTTTCGACGAAGAACTGGTCGGCCCGCCGATCGGCGTCATGGACGAATACCCCTACGAAGTGGATCGCAAGGTGCTGCAGCCAGGCGACATGGTCGTGATTGTGACCGACGGCGTCGACGAAGCGATGAACCCGGCGGGCGAGCTGTACGGCACAGACCGGGTAATCGAATTTGTCAAAAACGGTTCGCACGACGCGGCCGAACTGGGCAAGGCCTTGCTGGCCGATGTCCGCCGCCACGCCGCCGGGCGAGCACAAAACGACGACATCACCATTATGACCTTCGGCCGCAACTCAACGGGCTGA